The genomic interval TTTGCCCTTCTGCTTGATCAAGGTAAATGAATCCAACATTGTTGTTAGTAGGCTCTACTAATTGTTGATGGAAGTAATAGTTGTTAACTAAACCAAATGTGTGCTCACCAGCACCTACAGCTCTACGGATATCACCGTGACCTTGGTAAATTCCTTCTGCGTTTGCACTAATAGCCTGAATCCATTCAGCAGTTTTTTCATCGCCCCACTGGTAACGAAGAGCTGATACGTTCCCAATCATACCACCATTACCACCACGAGTAATAGCATAACCACCCTCTAAATCTGCCCACTTAGGGTCAAATAAATCTTCAATGCTCTTAGGCATTTCTTCAGCTGTAATCATGTCTTTGTTATAGATAAAACCACGAGATCTAAGAGAAACAGCAAAGTATGCGTTATCATCGGCACGGAATTCTGCAGGGATTGATTCAATTCCTGCTGGATTTGAACCTTGTAATACATCTTGCATGTGTAAGTAACCTAAAGCTCCTAAGTCGTTAGAAATAAAGATGTCAGCACGAACATTGTTACGCTCTTCCATAAGTTGAAGCTCACTAGCACCATGAAGTGCTACCACTTCAACACCAG from Desulfuribacillus alkaliarsenatis carries:
- a CDS encoding extracellular solute-binding protein, encoding MKKAVKVLFISMLALSLLLVGCGGNNNTQTPAPTPDPAPSNGEAVEQVQLEDQIVVYSSRNERFVQDLLDKFTADTGVEVVALHGASELQLMEERNNVRADIFISNDLGALGYLHMQDVLQGSNPAGIESIPAEFRADDNAYFAVSLRSRGFIYNKDMITAEEMPKSIEDLFDPKWADLEGGYAITRGGNGGMIGNVSALRYQWGDEKTAEWIQAISANAEGIYQGHGDIRRAVGAGEHTFGLVNNYYFHQQLVEPTNNNVGFIYLDQAEGQMGVVANAAGVGLVKGGPNPNAANAFLEWLLLPENQVQFVGESLELLINSHYGAVYPPEVQPYIVDSSELKIQDMPIKELGNFFEDTRKLIEDSGLHLDLR